The window AATCAAGCTGTTCAAGCTTTCAATCTGGTGGATTCAACGTGATTTTGCAGCAATGCTGCCGAGactttatttcatttgttttgtgtttctgAATCGATTACGCGCTGCTGGGAAGATGTTGAAGCATGGATTGTATCGAAGCTAACACAGAATACCACTTACACTGAGGCCGGAAACAAAATTGCTTACGAGCAGGACGGAAATTGAAATGAtatggaaatgtttattgttttgtgcCCGTTTTGTAACAGCCCTCTAACCATATTTAGTAGTTCTTAGACTTCTTTGTATGATAttgtatttctatttttgtcgTTGCATTATAATATGCTTTTTAATCAAATAAGCTTCTTATCTGAAAAATGGTGATGGTGGATATCGCTACTTTCtagtttttgtaaaatgcGGCAGCAAtacgttttgaaatgttctgGCGCATCTGAGCcaaaaacgtggcgtacagaaTGTGGCAACCACTGTGGCACGAGCTTGCTAAATATGCAGTAAATTACTTACAGGAATGCAGAACGAAGATAAGTGCTTAATTTGATTAAAGTTAACTGGCCTAGTTTCGATTTTTCGGAAATACTTCTGTCTTTTTGGTTgagtataaatttttaaaagtaaaattaaattgtaaatttatatAGACTGTAGGCTTGGCTATAAAGGCAGAAAGGCTTTGCAATGCTATAGCCAATGTTGCAATTGAAGAAACTCATGGCCAGGGTGTAAATTGATCTGGTAATAGTTTTTTGAGGTTAAAAAATTGATCATAAttgatattacaaaatatggCAATTAGAtccggactgcagagttttACTAggttacaaaaatgtttaccGATATATGTGTAACAGAAAGGTGGGTATATGGCACCTGAACTTGAGAGGTTGACCCACTCCACTACAATAATTgcttgttgaaatatttttgcggGTGATGttatatgagtctcataaggtcgttgtctTTTTTTCTCACCCTCagacttaattgttcaccttaacTGCTTATTGTCTCGTGAAGATGACAACGAAGTTGCCTAACTTtacactgaacttcttcaaattgaattcaacaatggttagacagaatgacaactgtatatactgattatattgaagcttctttgaacgattacatttagacaaaacatcAACAGTATAAAAACGTCCATGTTACAGCGCTTATCTTAGTAGACTTGCTGCATTGAATAAGTGTGAATAATAATGCTGATACTAATGAAACTAATACACAGCATAGACAGGCACAATATTTACATCCCGACTAATAACGATAAGCAGGAAGTCACCCATATGTAATGTTATGTTTCGCTAAGCCGATGTTCGAAAATTTAGAATTCTATACCGTATTCGATCTGTATATTATAATATGCCCTTATTATCACATATGCATAAGAAGTATATTTTTTCTGAATtgttgcagaacttccgtttagattaaaaaatatataggctacacaaACTAAAATATTCATACTTGAGATGCATGGGTAACGTTTAAAGAAGAAATGTTGTAAGGATTTTGAGATATTCAACTAGATTTTTACTTcataataaaactaaaaatgtgCGAATGGAAGGCACTGTTCAAAGGAAATGTTGCaattaaatattacattttaaacgtttcaaaacGTTTTACAGGACATTCTAGAATTTTTTGCGTAGAAAACACATTTTTGTTCAGGTAAAATTGTACAGTCTGGGTTTTATTGTATCAGTCTTTTTAACTAATGAATGATATTACAGCCTATTAGTGAAATGTTCTTGTCTTAACAGGATTTAGTTTCGGCATGGAATAAGTGATCCCATAATGgcattgttaaattttgttcctcagtgtttaaaattacaaagaaaTTTGATTCTAATTAAACAAGTAGCTGCAAAACTAAAGCCAAATTCCAACTTCGGGTATTCAACTAATGGTGGTTCAATATCTACCTCCACTGTTTCAACCTCAAAGCCACTTGTTTTAATGCTACCCTGGCTTGGTGCCACAAAATCAGCGGCATCTAAGTATATTAAACTCTATGAAGAAGTTGGTTGCCAGGTGTTGGTGAAACACTCATATTACAAAGATTTTCTATGGCCAGCAACAGGTTTGAACAATAGCAGGCGGTTTCTTTTAGATGTCAAGAAGAAAATGGAAACAGATAACCAGCCAATAATCATCCATTCCATGTCAATAGGGTGTTATTTCTATGCGTTGATGTTAATACATTTGCAAAGAGAACCAGATATATTTCGAACAATTTTGGATAATATTAAAGTTCAGGTTGTGGATAGCCCAGTTGTCGGCACACTGGAAGAAATGGCTATTGGCGTCTCCACCACTAGTACTAAGAATCGAACTATCAGCCGTCTAATTAAATCATCAATAATGTCATATTTTGCATTAAGTCGTCCGTTTACAGTAAAAATCTATACCGAAGCAATTGATGCTATGAAGCTAAGGCCATGCGTAGTCCCATCACTTATATTGTCAAGTACAGATGATCCAATGGCTTTGCCTGAATCTGTGAAGGATTTTATTAGAAGTTGGGAAAATGTTGGTGTAGATGTTACTAGTAAAGTATGGACAGATTCTGGTCatgtacaacatttaagaaATCATCCTGTGCTGTACAAGGATATGCTGTATGAAGTTCTGGGGAAGTCTCTAGGTAGAAATCTTACACTTCGCGCAAAGCTTTGATAATGATTAACCTAATGGAATACTTGACAAAATGATAATCTTCACTTCTGATTATGTACTTATATAACAGATTTACTTAACTGTTTACATTGTGTGTGTACTGAACTTTGCTGATACCTCAGAGACTGACTCATTGAGCCccatttaaaaactcattaaaataataattgcaaatgttaatcaaaaagtttaatgtATCATGTCTGTTGGCTATGTATTGTGCAtacaaactttgtttaaattaaacagtttgtttttaaaacttcttgTCCATATGCACAGTgagaattttataaatttgtaaGATTTATCAGGAAATTCTTATTAACACCCAGGAGGTACACACCCAATCGTAATTATGTTGGGAACACTAAGAGAGGTGTTTTccaccttttattatttcgatGCAGATTTTTCTTTgactttttattacaaaattggAATTATGTAAGTAACATTACCAAGTGTGCAGGGGCAGATctagaaaatttttaagcGGAGTTTTCCATTCGgctaaagttttgaaaattggGTTTCTCCAGGTTTATTTTACTGCTGGTTTATTTGCTTTCGTATCACCATCCATAGTGTATTGGTTAGTGAGCTAAAACTATATTCGCTGTGTTTCAGAGGATTAAATCATTCTTAGCCTAGCCATTCCACTGCTTGCTTTCCCCGTTAACTTACCAAAGTACAAGACCACAAGCAAATCGACAAGAGTTGTTGCTTATCTGGTGCAATGCATTTCATTGCTTACGATACTCGTTGatcattgatactttttcaaaaaaagaatGCCTTCAATAATGATGCTTGAATACGTTATCCGAAAAGCAATTGTACATCACAACTCAAACACTGCTTCAATGCACACATGACACATTTAAGTGAAAGGCTATATCTATATTGTGCCATAGCTTTTGATACAATGGGTTCAGTAAAACCCAGAAATCAGATAAAGCAAGGGAACGTGtgcaagaaaattaaaatcacgATGCAATGTTTAGAAGCCAACATTAGCCGCTGACACGCTTTGTGTGAGAAAATTTTATGAACATTCCCGCTAGGCATTGTTGATAACACCAATGTGGTTTCATTTTCCGCTGGACTGCGCTTAAACCAAAAGTGAGTATTTCAAAGGAGCGTTAGAGAAAAAAGTTGTGCAATCTACAGAGAGAATAGTGAGGGAGAAAAATGCTTACCTCTTGTCATAAAGCATTTTAGAAAACGTGTTGTGTTTCATGCTGTGCTGGAACAAAGTAATAGTTGTTTTTATccaacaaaataaacttttaagcaGTACAcacaaatattattttaactgCTGAGGATGGTGTTGCAACATCTCAACACTCCGGCTGTATCCGCCCCTGCAAATACGATATTATCtggatttcatttttcaaaggTGTTGGGTTTATGAGAGTTTATGACATGAAATCATATCATACACATTAACTCTCATTTTTGTGATATGCATTGGTTTCTTGGGTTTATGTTGttcttaaaaaaaaattatttgtgcaagattgtaaattttgacaataAGTTTCACTGCTCTACCTCTATATAGTATACACTAGCGTTACACTTTGGAAGCTTTCTATGTATCAGCATATCTTCAAATTGTGCATTTTCTTCATTACCTATTATGGTAGGTATATGATACACAACATATGATTACCCATGCTTATTATGAAGTGAATTTTGATGTTGAAGTCACCAAATTgatattgcaatttgttatgtgttttgtgtttaatgCTAGTATGCTAGATACATTAGAAAAATCCTTGCAAATTTATGTATGTTAACTTCAGTATTAGATTGAATTTCCCCTGGGACAGAATTCTTGCACCGAAAATATGCCAGTAAATGGATAgaaagcaagttttaaaatccatttGCGATTCTTATTGGCAAagacttttttatttttaaagaaacGTACGCAATCTgtcatttgaaaatgtttttgattgtGGAAACATTATAATCTGTATAGTTTATTGACATTTTCTTATATTTTCCAACCATGAGTTCATAAACCTGACACttggtaaatttaaaattggctGGGATCAAGGTACATTTATTAAGCGAATACTACTTTGCTGCATTTTGTGACATCAGAAATAGTATGAGATTATGTATTATATTGTGCCTGAAGTTTGTAAGGTTATAAATTCAATTATCTTCTTCatattgcaacattttttgacACTATGAAGTTTTTGTGATTATATAGTTGTGCAATAAAGTAGGTTATtgacaatataaattaaaaaatgatttgtaaatgtaaatcTGCCCGTGCTTGTTAAAGTgattgaaaaaatacaaaacaatttaatggAAACTCAAACTCATTGGCAGTGTTGAGCTCAATTTAATACCTGCATACATACGTATGCATCTACAGAAatacatatacagtaataCTAAATCTGTTTACAGTTTATCACTGTTTTCAATGCGTTTTACGGTTAGGTTTGGTGCTAGTTGTTGGACTCAGCTAGTTTGCGTAGTAACCTGgtaaaatttcaatattttaccaCTTAAGTTTTAAGATGTAAAAGGATATTGTTAAAAATCTAATGAAACTAAAACTACAATGCCAGGCCAACAGAAAAtatcttcatttttttcacCAAAAAGAACTGCACTCTCAGTGGTAAGTTGCAAGCAATAATAATGAAGTTTAATAAAAGTAGTTATGTTTGAAAGAAGATTAAAACTAGAACTAACCTTGTAGACTTTAGCTCAAAAAGTACAAAATCATTGACGatattttgcaagaaaaatatttgtttatcaCCAGACCTCTGTGCCTATTTGATTTTCCTAATTGCATTCATTTCATTTGTTACTACAATGTACATTTACATCTGTTTTGTTATATCTGTCTTTCTCATGCTGTTATATTCCTAGATTCGAGCAAATGATCAACCAGAAGCTAAAGTTCGAAAAACCGAAAGTGATCTTCCAAAATCAAGGTAAATATCTTGCTTGATTAAATATCtaagattttttgaaaaaagatgTCATACCACTTTTTTATGACATTTGCGCAGTCATTTGCTgtaaatgattaattatttacatacttttttgttttactactTTGTTATGAGTTTTGCAAACATTAAATTCTATCAAACTTCCAAACTGTCGTGAAAGTATTACTATGTTCTAGTTTTCCAAAGAGCACCTGGTCCTTCAAATTCGTTCCTAGTTCCAACAAGAAAGTTATGCAATGCTCATGGAAAGCAGCCCTTCAAACTGAATTGCAAAAATCTTACTACAAAGAAGTAGTTTTGTTAATCAAATTGTATATGTAGAAGTATAGTATGCAAAAGAAACAACTTTCTGAATAgtaattttgaagtttttttatttccaacTACATTAATGTCTTGATGTTTTCTTACAGTATTTACATCTTGTGCAAAATTCTGTTGTAAGGTGACTATATGCTTTTAACGTATTTTACAGTTGTGCAACTTTGTCGCTAAGGAAAGAGCGTCATACACAGTTTACCCTCCAGAGGACCAGGTGTTTACATGGACACAGCATTGCGACATACATAACGTGAAAGTGGTCATTCTCGGACAGGACCCATATCATGGACCTAACCAAGCTCATGGATTATGTTTCAGTGTGCAGGTGTTGCTAGACTGTATGATGGCACGTATTCTTCAATTCTTTTTCGaagatgaaaaaaaattgtttcaatttcCCTGCATTTGTTTGGGATTAGGCTAATGCTAGATGTTAATATCTTTTCATTACTTCTGCTGGTTATGGGACCCTGCCTTCAATTTAACTCAGTTTCTGGTATTTTAGAAGAGCGTTCCACCACCACCAAGTCTTCTTAATATTTACAAAGAATTAGAAAAAGACATCAGTGGTTTTAAACGCCCCGAACACGGTGACCTTAGTGGATGGGCTAACCAAGGTAATATTAGATAAacgttaaatttaatttaatgtcTTTGTTTGTGTAATTCAAACTTTTATGACATTTCTGCAGGTGTTTTATTGCTCAATGCTGTACTGACTGTTCGTGCATCACAAGCGAATTCTCATAAGGACAAAGGTTGGGAAAAATTTACAGATGCGGTAATATCTTGGTTAAACTGCAATTTACGTGGTGTTGTCTTCGTTCTATGGGGTGCTTATGCACAAAAGAAAGGATCAAAAATAAATGCTGTAAGAAACTCAGGATTTTATTGGAAAATGTTTGTGATTTGCCATAACAAGCAACACGTAGAGGGCTTTTTAGATGGGCTGCTGTGTTTACAGTCATAGAATGTATTATTTTGGGtaccaaaaccaaaaaaataaaatccctTTGATTGTATCGAATGTAAAAGGAACACAAATAATATTAATCACTGGAAATTTTAACATCATGCAGAAAAAACATCACGTACTAAAAGGTGTCCATCCATCACCACTATCTGCCCATCGTGGATTCTTTGGCTGCCAACATTTTTCCAAAGCTAATGATTATCTTATCAAAGAAGGAAAATCTCCTATCAACTGGTCCGCATTATAAACACATGCTGAGAATACTTTTTACTGGGTCATTCCAGTGCAGACTGCCACACACATTAGTTGAAAgtaacaaaaccaaaacatATCGCAACCGTGCACCAACCTGTTCAAGTTGAACATTGTAAATCGTAGTTGTATCAATCCGTGGTGCTTAGCtggtaaaatttgtttacacACACTGTACATCTGTATAGAATTTGCATGTAGTTTGTGCTAGGTAGGCTGTCATTTTTAGTTCATGTAGAACTAAGTAAATTGTTTATAGTGAGcttcaacatttgtttttcataacATCACACGACATCTTGTGCCTTGTTGACATTTTTCACCGAAAAGATGTCATTTTTAGATGTAAATAGttcattttagtttcttttgCATGTCACCATTGCCATAACAAGTAACACGTAGAGGACTTTTTTAGATGTGCTGCTGTGTTAACAGTCATACAATCTAAGCTCCCTATAATTTGTAAGTATTTGAAAATCGTCACTTGTACAGCTATAGCCACTGCCCAGAAACTGTATGGCTCCAGTAATGCGCATTGCTTATGTTGTCATATTTAGGTTCTCcttgtaaaagttttaaaagtattaTTGCAGGTTATATCCACAATTACCAAAAATGCTAATTTCTTACAATgatatgatttaaaaaaagttccACTCTCATACGGATTTACTGGTTACAGTTAGAATCAATTCTCAATCCTGTTCCTAAAGATTTTCCCAGTTTACCATGCCAGACTTCAATCATAGCAAAGTTTTAGCTTGTGTACATATTGTCTATTCCTGGTCAATCATTATGTGTatgcttttgtgttttgtaaatatattgTGTTTGTGAAAATATTATGTAACACCAACTGCCAAATGATAGTTTTGGAACGTGCTGCTAAGGGGTTGCATTGTACATAGTTTGTGTTTCTTTTGAATTTGTACCGTAGTTTTGTAAATATGTAGTTTTCCTTAGCATTCATAGTCATAAGCCTACTATGTTTAAGCTaaaattacagttttaaatgcaaaattttgaaatttcgaTTGGGAAATAATGCTGCCAAATGTatatatttatgaaaaaggttttaccaaaaaaaattcattgcatattgcttgttttttgtatttttcactTCATCTAATTTCAAACACATTCGTCAATAAATTTCCATATTTCACTAaatcagttttttgttaaaagcaaggTGTAGATTGTAGAAAGTATCTCAGACAAACACACAGCACCGTTTTTCTGAACGGACTACATAGTAAGTGTTACTAGGTTGTTTAAATGGTTTGGCAATACGTTAAACTGCACTTGGCCTAAAAAAAGATGCTAAATTACAATTAGGTTTTAGTAGTGCTTCACACAAACCCCACTTACGGCCAATTGCCAAACtctttaaaagcacttaaGGGATGGTTTAATCTATCAGTTTAAACCTAGAAACACTCTTGAATTacactacaaaatttgaagcaATGCTGCCTGAATGTGAAACTTCGTTTTGAGCTTACAGGCGTTTTGGTAACTTATGCTGAAGCAAGCATAATGACAACCTATTGCTTCCTTAGTAACTTAATGTACATGTATAAGAAAAACCACAgctttaaaatgaaagcatTGTAcatacaaatttcaaaatcagATAAGCAAGTGAGTTTCTACAGTTTGGCTTATAATTCACTGATTTTTGCAAGTAAAACACCATACAATAATTCAGGATACAACAATATCAGCACTGtattcaaataaaatcaaagaCCATTTTGGTAATATCATCAGActttattttcattcattGCAAGAGAACTGTTACTTGTTTTTATGAGGAAACATATGTTAATTAATGGGACCCACATAGGTCATATAATGGTTAAGTATGATGAGCTCAGGTGTTAAAAAACAGACAACAGCAGTGCTATAGACTCTTAATTAGTTTCATTCCTCTGACAAAGGCTTATGTAACATAATACCATAGAGACATTAAACTGATAAGCAAACGTGACACAAAATAGTGAACATACATAGCTCTacgaaaaatttaacaaagtaaaaagtgaAACTTCATCTAGAAAATCACTGAAACATTATTCAATCTCATAAAGTTGTATTCTAAGTGCAGCGGAAAATGATTCGTTTTGGGCAGGCGCTGAATGTAAATTTAAGCTCATACTTGACAGTTGGTACAATGGTAAAAGTTAAGCATCATATGTGAACACGTTAATATCGCAACATTATGCAGTCCTAGTTAAAAGTGTGTGTTTGTGTGAAACGGACATTTCTGCCACTAACAGCATGTTAATGAAAGAAATTCATGGAGCTTCATGTGGAAGAGACGCAACATGTATGGTTTGTATTCACATAATTCATAATACAAACTTAGCAAAATTTCtttacaaacaataaacaaggGACTTAAAAGTAGTTGATGGAGATTGCTTCTCTAATTCTCTGGCATTGTACCTCATCAATATAGAGGGAGTTGGATTTGACCtaagaaaaattaaatagcCCATGTTAGTGTTATGCTCAATGGAAATTTGTTAACTCGAGGTTAAAGgaaatgattaaaatatttttatttacagtcGAAATAACTTTACTCGACAGACATTTTGCATTTTGGACCAGTAAGAGTACACTGAGTTTTCAGAAATCTTTAGTTAAGCAAAGCTGACACCATCCTGGAAGCCCAGAAAGGAATATATCCAAAGTAGAATTAAAcatgtgtttaaaaaacataaactcATATCAACTTGACTCAAACATTAcagatttcattttatttccaTGGTATTTGACCTAGATGTTAATGCACTACAGCTATTGCAGCCTGGGTTTTCTGTTGTTTGCCCAACTAAGTCGAGTTAAGAAGCTGCCACAGCACAATTCTTCAGAATCCCCAACAATAAACACTGCTACGCTCAACTAAACCTCATACTCAGCCCTAATTATTTCTGCCAACATATCTTCAAATTACCTGAATGTCTTCTTCAAGAAGAAGTTGATTGCGGATCAGTCCTTTTAGTTCAGCCTCAGCTT of the Clavelina lepadiformis chromosome 7, kaClaLepa1.1, whole genome shotgun sequence genome contains:
- the LOC143464593 gene encoding uracil-DNA glycosylase-like isoform X1 gives rise to the protein MPGQQKISSFFSPKRTALSVIRANDQPEAKVRKTESDLPKSSFPKSTWSFKFVPSSNKKVMQCSWKAALQTELQKSYYKELCNFVAKERASYTVYPPEDQVFTWTQHCDIHNVKVVILGQDPYHGPNQAHGLCFSVQKSVPPPPSLLNIYKELEKDISGFKRPEHGDLSGWANQGVLLLNAVLTVRASQANSHKDKGWEKFTDAVISWLNCNLRGVVFVLWGAYAQKKGSKINAKKHHVLKGVHPSPLSAHRGFFGCQHFSKANDYLIKEGKSPINWSAL
- the LOC143464593 gene encoding uracil-DNA glycosylase-like isoform X2, whose translation is MPGQQKISSFFSPKRTALSVIRANDQPEAKVRKTESDLPKSSFPKSTWSFKFVPSSNKKVMQCSWKAALQTELQKSYYKELCNFVAKERASYTVYPPEDQVFTWTQHCDIHNVKVVILGQDPYHGPNQAHGLCFSVQKSVPPPPSLLNIYKELEKDISGFKRPEHGDLSGWANQGVLLLNAVLTVRASQANSHKDKEKTSRTKRCPSITTICPSWILWLPTFFQS